In the Hordeum vulgare subsp. vulgare chromosome 7H, MorexV3_pseudomolecules_assembly, whole genome shotgun sequence genome, one interval contains:
- the LOC123411152 gene encoding abscisic acid receptor PYL3-like, whose product MDGGSSGVGADGIWRPWDEHTMLCLKEMEYVRRFHQHELGANQCTSFIAKHIKAPLQTVWSVVRRFDKPQVFKPFVEKCVMQGNIEPGCVREVTVKSGLPAKWSIERLELLDDNEHILRVKFIDGNHPLKNYSSILTVHHEVIDGHPGALVIESFVVDVPEENTENEIFYLVGNFLKVNHKLLADVSEGRIDGRALN is encoded by the exons ATGGATGGTGGAAGCAGTGGTGTGGGCGCAGATGGGATCTGGAGGCCATGGGACGAGCACACTATGCTTTGCCTGAAGGAGATGGAGTACGTGCGCCGGTTCCACCAGCATGAGCTAGGCGCCAACCAATGCACCTCGTTCATCGCCAAGCACATCAAGGCACCCCTCCAAACC GTTTGGTCAGTTGTAAGGAGGTTTGACAAGCCGCAAGTTTTCAAGCCTTTTGTAGAGAAGTGTGTGATGCAAGGGAACATTGAGCCAGGATGTGTTAGAGAGGTCACTGTTAAAAGTGGGCTACCTGCTAAATGGAGCATCGAGAGGTTGGAGCTGCTCGATGACAATGAGCACATCCTCAGAGTTAAGTTTATTGATGGTAATCACCCATTGAAG AACTATTCATCTATTTTGACGGTGCACCATGAAGTCATTGATGGCCACCCGGGAGCACTGGTGATTGAGTCATTTGTGGTCGACGTCCCAGAGGAGAACACCGAAAATGAGATTTTCTACCTTGTTGGGAACTTTCTCAAGGTTAACCACAAGTTGCTTGCTGATGTGTCAGAGGGACGCATCGATGGTCGTGCACTAAACTAA